The window GACGCTCAACGGGCCGACCGATTACCGGATGGAACGGTTGGCTGGCGTTACCACCTGGCATGTGCCGAACGGCCCGCAATCGACTGCGGCCGTGCGCGAAGCCTTTTTCAAGCTGACCGACTATCCGCCGGAAGATGCGGCCCATGTGCCTGCAGACGATATCGACGTCGGCGGCGGGCGGATGATGCATGTGCCCAAGAGCCTCAAGGGCGTGGCAGTCTTTTCATTCAAGCGACTGTGCGCCGAAGCCCGGGGCGCGTCCGACTATCTGGCCATTGCCCGACGCTATCATTCCGTGATTATTGTCGGGATTCCGAGGCTTGGCCCGGAAAACCGGAACGAGGCGGCACGCTTCGTGACGCTGATCGATGCGCTTTACGAACATAAGGTGAAGCTGATCGCCACGGCGGATGCAACGCCAGCCGACCTGTATGCCAAGGGCGACGGCCGCTTTGAATTCGAGCGGACAGAGAGCCGCCTGATCGAGATGCAGAGCCAGGCGTACCTGGCCGAGGGGCATGGCCAGGCTTGACGGGTTCAAGCCAGATGTTCGCGATACCACGCAATCGCGGCATTCATTGCCAGGTCGAAACCCGGCCCGCCATACACTTCGAAATGGTCGCCCGGCACGCGAACCAGCTGCTTGGGTTCGCCGGCGCGTGCAAAGGCTTCGAGAACCGGTGGCACGGGCGTAACCCGATCATCCTCGGCGACGATGACCAGCAAGCCGCGCGGTGCGAGGCGGTGAGCCCAAAGCCCCGGCTCATAACCGCGCACATGTTCGAATGAACTGAGGGTCACGGCATTGGTCCAGCTCTTCAATCGCACCTCATCGAAAAAGCGCCGTGCCGTGCTGCCCGGAAAAGCACAGGGTATGTCTGGATCGGCTGACGTGACTGCGAGCATCGTCGGCTCCCCACCCGCAAAGCGTCGTTCGCGCTCGCTGACCAGCAGTGCAACAAACGCATCAGCGTCGTTGCGGCTGGCGATCAAGTCCCACCCGGCCACGAACGGCACCTGGGACACGACGCAGCGGACGCGCGGATCGAGCGCGCCAGCCTGAATGACATGCCCGCCGGAAAAGCTCGAACCCCAAAGACCGATGCGGTCCCGGTCCACCCCGTCGAGCGTTCGCACAAACGATACGGCGTCGCGCCATGCCCGCAGCTGACGCGGGGGATCCACTTCGCCGCGCGGTTCGCCCGCCGAAAGCCCGAAGCAGGGATGGTCGAACGCGAGAACGGCAAAGCCAGCAGCCCGCAAGGCCTCTGCCTGCGGTGCCAATTGCTCCATCACCGCGGAAAAGCCGTGCGCCATCACGATGACGGGCACCGGGCCACTGCCTTCCGGGCGGTAGAGGCGCGCGGCCAGCAGCGTCGCTTCGCTCTCGAACTGCAAATCCTGAGGTTGGCCTGCCATCGTCT of the Aquisediminimonas profunda genome contains:
- a CDS encoding alpha/beta hydrolase, whose translation is MAGQPQDLQFESEATLLAARLYRPEGSGPVPVIVMAHGFSAVMEQLAPQAEALRAAGFAVLAFDHPCFGLSAGEPRGEVDPPRQLRAWRDAVSFVRTLDGVDRDRIGLWGSSFSGGHVIQAGALDPRVRCVVSQVPFVAGWDLIASRNDADAFVALLVSERERRFAGGEPTMLAVTSADPDIPCAFPGSTARRFFDEVRLKSWTNAVTLSSFEHVRGYEPGLWAHRLAPRGLLVIVAEDDRVTPVPPVLEAFARAGEPKQLVRVPGDHFEVYGGPGFDLAMNAAIAWYREHLA